CGAAAGAATACAATCCATATGATTTTTTCCCCTTAGGATTCATTTATACTATTCCACACGAAAATTTCACTACAATCTTTGTGAATAATCCTATAGTTTTCATGTGCACAATCAAATAACTTGAATTCTTGTCGTACAATCAAGATGTCATGACATTctatttttgtgttttttcttgTTTCTGTGTTTTAAAATTTCTGCGAATTAAGATGCCTTCAAGCTCTGGACCAGAGCAAAGTGAACAACGTGTAAATTATCAGAAATTTCAGTTCCGAAATTTCACGGATAACCTCAGCAGAGGACTGTTCAATTGGTGTGTGTATGTCAAGTGTCTTGCTCCAACAAAGCAACGAAAGCTTGTGTTTCACTTTTAGTTGCACTGTGCTCATCGGTGCCAGGGTGCCACACGTCGCCGTGCATGCCTTACACGCTGGCCTGCTGGCACACGTCGTTCCCGACAAGCACGCACACTTCAACTCCTCCCCGCCATCTCCTCACCAGCAACTCTATCTTCGCACCCATCCATCTCGCGGCTCTTGCCATGGCGGATCGGCCGGGAAGCTCGTTGCCGGCCGTTCCTCGTCCGGTCCGGCCCCGTAGCGTCCAAGCGTCCTACTCGCCCCGCCGGCGCGTCCATCCATCCAACGCCCAGCTCCTCGTCTACCTAGCCCTCGCCGTCTCCTTGGCCGCACTCCTGGTCCTCACCGGCGTCACGCTCACCGTCGCGTCAGTCGTGCTCGTCGTCCTCGCCCCACTCTTGCTCCTCACCAGCCCTCTCTGGGCGCCGGTGACAGTCGTGGCCATCGTCTCGGTGGGCGCCCTGCTGTTCGGCTGTAGCCTCACGGTGTTCGCGCTGGGAGCGGGCACGTGGGCGCACCGGCACCTGACGGGGCGGCACCCGGTGGGCGCGCGTCGGGTGGGCTACGCGCGTGGGCGTGGCCGGTTCGCCGGCGCCGGTGGCCACGCGACGGGCTACCACGGGCAGGTACAGGGGTACGATCGGATGAAGGACGCCGTGCCCGGGGCCTAGCTGGCGGCGAACAAGCCTTACCTTGCCGTGCATTCCGTTTGGTTTGGCTACGTTTTACACACTGTGTTTTAGTTGGAACTGCTTCGATttggcgaggtatatatatactgTGCTGATACACGTTTTCGTGAGAAGTCGCCGTGTGTTGAATGCATTTCTTGATCCTGCGGGAATCAACTCTGCACATTGCTGACTgtatgtgcgtgtgtatgtttatgTGAGTGCGGTCGTGCGGAGCTGATCAAGGCCATGATGCAGGAGACTGTTGCCGTGGTGAATAAAAAGGCTCTGTCGTATGATGAAGGCACAAAGTCACTTTGCGCGTTAACGGTACCTGCCGGTACATCTCACACCACTGTTTTTTGCCGGTGATTCGTGCTATGGCGTACAGATATGTAGTCCCTCCGT
The Triticum dicoccoides isolate Atlit2015 ecotype Zavitan chromosome 3A, WEW_v2.0, whole genome shotgun sequence genome window above contains:
- the LOC119268486 gene encoding oleosin-like, producing MPYTLACWHTSFPTSTHTSTPPRHLLTSNSIFAPIHLAALAMADRPGSSLPAVPRPVRPRSVQASYSPRRRVHPSNAQLLVYLALAVSLAALLVLTGVTLTVASVVLVVLAPLLLLTSPLWAPVTVVAIVSVGALLFGCSLTVFALGAGTWAHRHLTGRHPVGARRVGYARGRGRFAGAGGHATGYHGQVQGYDRMKDAVPGA